The genomic region GCGGGGCCGATATCCAGCCCGATTGCGGCGTGAGGAGGCTTCGTGGGGGCTGTCCCTATGCCGCCTTCGCCGCCGGTCGCGCGCCGCAGGCGCGGAGCGACCGCCGTCCTTCCGCGGATCGCGACTCATGAGGTGCAGCGATGAAATACTGGCGTAGACCCCTGGATTTCGATCAGATCAAGGTCCCGCGCGGGGAGGTCCGAGTCATCATCGATCGCTGCAAGGGATGCGGCTTCTGCGTCGAGTACTGCCCGAAGGATGTCCTTGCGATGTCCGACGCGTTCAATGTGAAAGGATACCACCCGCCCAAGGTCGTGAAGGAGGGCGAGTGCGTCAACTGCAATCTGTGCGAGATGATCTGCCCCGATTTCGCAATCTACAGCGTCGCGCTTCCGGACGGCCTGCCGGAAGAGGAGGGACTTTCCGCCGGGGGCGAACGCGCCGGCGGCAATGGGGTCGAAGGGGAGGAGAGGAGGACTCGCGTTGAAAGCTGATCCGGCGGGCGTCCTTGTGGGATCGCACTATCTCGATGGCGACTATGCGTGCGGCGAAGGAGCCATGGCCGCGGGAT from Candidatus Eisenbacteria bacterium harbors:
- a CDS encoding 4Fe-4S dicluster domain-containing protein; amino-acid sequence: MKYWRRPLDFDQIKVPRGEVRVIIDRCKGCGFCVEYCPKDVLAMSDAFNVKGYHPPKVVKEGECVNCNLCEMICPDFAIYSVALPDGLPEEEGLSAGGERAGGNGVEGEERRTRVES